The following are from one region of the Accipiter gentilis unplaced genomic scaffold, bAccGen1.1, whole genome shotgun sequence genome:
- the LOC126036853 gene encoding electroneutral sodium bicarbonate exchanger 1-like, with translation MPLVRQSHRHHRRHSQKHREGEREKESAPTEQGYHCKSHRSPSQRVQFILRTKEDEQHIPHHLFSELDEICVKEGRDAEWKETARWLKFEEDVEDGGERWSKPYVGTLSLHSLSELRSCISNGSVLLDVCANSIEEIADMILAQQEQSTEFDEHVRAQVREVLLRKHHHQNEKTTNLLPAVCSFADVSKRQSDLHLLYKPAQTITPCPSPTAAEAKDGVTRESRAMDLSKAELHLMKKIPTGAEASNVLVGELDFLHQPIVAFVRLSPAVLLSGMTEVPIPTRFLFVLLGPEGKAHQYHEIGRSMATIMTDEVFRDVAYKAKNGADLVAGIDEFLDQVTVLPPGEWDPSIRIEPPKNVPSQEKRKMPGALDDSASHSTLEKHSGPELQRTGRLFGGLTLDVKRKAPWFWSDFRDGLSLQCLASFLFLYCACMSPVITFGGLLGEATNGHISAMESLLGASMAGVVYCLFAGQPLTILGSTGPVLVFEKILYKFCKEYTLSYLSLRACIGLWTAFLCIVLVATDASCLVCYVTRFTEEAFASLICIIFIYEALEKLSHLRDTYPVHMHSKLDFLTSYYCKCEAPTHPSNETLRFWASNKINVSGIAWENLTVTECRYLRGEFQGPACGRDGPYTPDVFFWCCILFFATFALSSFLKKFKTSRYFPTRVRSTVSDFAVFLTIVIMVLLDFVVGIPSPKLQVPHAFKPTRDDRGWFINPIGPNPWWTVLAALIPALLCTILIFMDQQISAVIVNRKEHKLKKGCGYHLDLFVVAVMLGVCSVMGLPWFVAATVLSITHVNSLKVESDCSAPGEQPKFLGIREQRVTGLLIFVLMGCSVFFTSVLKFIPMPVLYGVFLYMGVSSLRGIQFFDRLKLFWMPAKHQPDFIYLRHVPLRKVHFFTAIQLTCLVLLWTIKVSRAAIIFPMMVLALVFVRKAMDFCFSKRELSFLDDLMPERKKKLDDARNEAGEEEEVRPSEIVILDEMSQMTVWKALTLK, from the exons atgccactggttaggcagagccaccggcatcaccgacgccacagccagaagcatcgggaaggggaacgggagaaggagtctgccccgacagagcagggctaccactgtaagtcccacc gctccccgtcccagcgggtgcagttcattctcaggaccaaggaggacgagcagcacatccctcaccacttgttctccgagctggatgagatctgtgtaaaagagggccgagatgccgagtggaaggaaacggcaag gtggctgaagtttgaggaggacgtggaagatggcggcgagcgctggagcaagccctatgttggcacgctgtccttgcacagcctctccgagctgaggagctgcatcagcaatgggtcggtgctgctggacgtttgtgccaacagcatcgaagagattgcag atatgatcctggcccagcaagaacagtccacggagtttgacgagcacgtgcgggcgcaagttcgagaagtccttctgaggaagcaccaccatcagaacgagaagacaaccaaccttctccccgctgtctgctcgtttgctgatgtgagcaagaggcagtcggacctgcacctcctctacaagccag cccaaacaatcaccccttgtccttctcccaccgctgcggaagctaaagatggggtgacccgtgagagcagagctatggatttaagcaag gcggagctgcacttgatgaagaaaattcccaccggggctgaagcatccaacgtgctcgtaggagagctggatttccttcaccagcccatcgtggcatttgtccgcctgagcccggctgtcctcctctcaggcatgacggaagttcccatcccaacaag gttcctgtttgttttgcttggaccagaaggaaaagcccatcagtaccatgagatcggcaggtccatggccactatcatgacggatgag gttttccgtgacgttgcctataaagccaagaacggggctgacctcgtggctggcatcgacgagtttctggatcaggtcacggtcttgccgccaggagagtgggatccatcaatccgaatcgagcccccgaaaaacgtcccttcgcag gaaaaaaggaagatgccaggagctcttgatgacagtgcttctcacagcacgctggagaaacacagtgggcctgaactgcagcggacgggaag gctctttggaggtttgaccctggacgtgaagcggaaagccccgtggttctggagcgacttccgggatggtctgagcctgcagtgcctggcgtccttcctcttcctctactgtgcctgcatgtcccctgtcatcacctttgggggactgctgggggaggcgaccaatggccacata agtgccatggagtcgctgctgggcgcgtccatggccggcgtggtgtattgcctctttgccggccaacctctcaccatcctcggcagcaccggacccgtcctggtgtttgagaagatcctctacaaattctgcaa ggaatacacgctctcctatctgtctctgcgggcgtgcattgggctgtggaccgccttcttgtgcatagtgctggtggccaccgacgccagctgtttggtgtgctacgtcacccgcttcacggaagaagcctttgcctccctcatctgcatcatcttcatctacgaggctctggagaagctgagtcacctgcgagacacctaccctgtgcacatgcacagcaagctggacttcctcaccagctacta ctgtaagtgtgaggcaccgacccatcccagcaacgaaacgctgcgtttctgggcgagcaacaagatcaacgtgtctggcatcgcctgggaaaacctcacggtgacc gaatgtcggtatttgcgtggggagtttcaaggacctgcctgtggacgcgacggcccctacacccctgacgtgttcttctggtgctgcatcctcttcttcgccacctttgccctgtcaagcttcttgaagaagtttaaaaccagccgctactttccaaccaga gtacggtccacagtgagcgactttgctgttttcctcaccatcgtcatcatggtgctccttgactttgtggttgggatcccatcgccgaagctccaggtcccccatgcgttcaag cctaccagagacgaccgtgggtggttcatcaaccccataggacccaacccttggtggacggtgttggctgcgctcatcccagctctgctctgcaccatcttgatatttatggaccagcagatcagtgctgttattgtgaacaggaaggagcacaagctgaag aaaggatgcgggtaccacctggacctttttgtggtggccgtgatgctcggggtgtgctctgtgatggggctgccctggtttgtggctgcgaccgtcctgtccatcacccacgtgaatagcctcaaagtagagtctgactgctcagctccaggagaacaacccaagtttctggggatacgagagcagagagtcactggcttgctgatctttgtgctcatgggctgctccgtcttcttcacttctgtgttaaag tttataccaatgcctgtgctttatggcgtctttctctacatgggtgtgtcgtcactcagaggaattcag ttctttgatcgcttgaagctgttttggatgccggcgaaacaccagccggatttcatctacctgcggcacgtgcccttgcgaaaggtgcatttcttcacggcgatccagctgacctgcctcgtcctgctctggaccatcaaggtgtcccgtgccgccatcatctttcccatgatg gttttggctctcgtctttgtccggaaagcgatggatttctgcttctcaaagcgagagctcagctttctggatgaccttatgccagaaaggaagaagaagttggacgatgccagaaatgaagccggagaagaagaagaggtaagg ccttctgagattgttatcctggatgaaatgtcacaaatgaccgtatggaaggctctcactttgaag